A genomic segment from Glycine soja cultivar W05 chromosome 18, ASM419377v2, whole genome shotgun sequence encodes:
- the LOC114395946 gene encoding uncharacterized protein LOC114395946 isoform X2 has product MLLVKCEVLACWAKTEICDPWKIPSFQKKRLTRSIYMGDKGKHTRFQDEIEGIDRRKSSRIIAMEEKKKKQERERKLAMEMKKKNNSVNPEMKDKGKGKATIEVGDDLSYFNKDDKGRKNKEVYQLISSIKESGRDTHNASALETNGSYLNGMPLKKILNNIIDFLQRKDTYELFAEPANLDVVDNYHDIVKQPMDFGTMRAKLHEGMYTNIDHFKRDVFLICSNAINVNPPTSKYHQVAEGISKYAKQIFEALREEPQHSELKEFSQNKRRPSKKSEDGQRRTSPRVSPKPAGRTNATETEKRHMYWPPNKPLVAEVLCGNKPNIQLNENQLNYKESLLRFVEHLGPTAKRVAAKKLEALEDQQRLNDDTTLQNLPENASGTQIIQQQTPQIPTLPELFNVQTLALAQPIFNRPLTNPGFAASLNRIVNTHVGNVNTNLSSSNAFSMVHPTHLISGPQPRPEGAVNLSDLSLMSQTRRRSSMYDMPANILTGNSLVQQHQPWPAGSISSQNPLWPHLSQSNQRESIPGTSYDHAGNFQVMFDAQHFNNNICPMLASYDQVLPQAQMGPHGDGPVPLQEPDPSSSLQMVLGGAINHYGEQGQPEEALLQLPWEGDQLPNLDLGL; this is encoded by the exons ATGTTATTAGTCAAATGTGAAGTTCTTGCATGTTGGGCAAAAACAGAGATTTGTGATCCTTGGAAAATTCCGAGCTTTCAAAAGAAGAG GTTGACGCGGTCTATCTATATGG GGGATAAAGGAAAACATACAAGATTTCAAGATGAAATAGAAGGTATAGATAGAAGAAAAAGTAGTAGAATTATTGCCatggaggagaagaagaagaagcaagaaagagagagaaaacttgcaatggaaatgaaaaagaaaaacaactcAGTCAACCCTGAGatgaaagataaaggtaaaGGCAAGGCGACAATAGAGGTAGGAGATGACTTGagttattttaataaagatgataaggggCGCAAGAACAAAGAAGTGTATCAATTGATCTCTTCAATTAAG GAATCTGGAAGGGACACTCACAATGCAAGTGCTTTAGAAACAAATG GCTCATATTTGAATGGTATGCCATTGAAGAAAATTCTTAACAATATCATTGATTTCCTACAGAG GAAAGATACATATGAGTTATTTGCTGAACCAGCCAATCTTGATGTG GTGGATAATTATCATGACATCGTAAAGCAACCAATGGATTTTGGTACCATGAGGGCCAAATTACATGAGGGCATGTATACAAACATCGATCACTTCAAG CGTGATGTCTTCCTAATATGCTCCAACGCAATAAATGTCAATCCCCCAACCTCAAAATATCACCAAGTG gCTGAAGGTATTAGTAAATATGCCAAGCAGATTTTTGAGGCTTTAAGAGAAGAGCCTCAACATTCTGAATTGAAAGAATTTTCCCAAAACAAGAGGCGTCCAAGTAAAAAGTCAGAAGATGGGCAACGAAGAACCTCACCGAGGGTTTCTCCTAAACCTGCTG GGAGAACAAATGCTACTGAAACAGAAAAGAGGCACATGTACTGGCCTCCAAATAAGCCATTGGTAGCAGAAGTGCTATGTGGTAACAAGCCAAACATTCAA TTGAATGAAAATCAGCTTAACTACAAAGAAAGTCTACTAAGGTTCGTGGAGCATTTGGGACCAACAGCTAAAAGAGTTGCAGCGAAAAAACTAGAAGCACTTGAAGATCAACAACGTTTGAATGATGACACTACATTGCAGAACCTCCCCGAAAATGCTTCTGGGACTCAAATTATCCAGCAGCAAACTCCGCAGATACCAACACTGCCAGAACTTTTCAATGTTCAGACACTTGCTCTTGcccaacccatttttaataggCCACTCACAAATCCTGGTTTTGCAGCCTCGCTAAACAGAATTGTCAACACTCATGTTGGCAATGTTAACACCAATCTGTCTTCCAGCAATGCGTTTTCCATGGTGCATCCAACACACCTAATCTCGGGGCCTCAACCAAGGCCTGAAGGCGCTGTTAACCTCTCTGATCTGTCTCTTATGTCTCAGACAAGGCGAAGATCCTCAATGTATGACATGCCTGCCAATATCCTTACAGGGAATTCTCTTGTGCAGCAGCATCAGCCATGGCCTGCAGGTTCCATTTCTAGCCAGAATCCCCTATGGCCTCATTTGTCTCAATCAAATCAAAGAGAATCAATTCCAG GCACCTCATATGATCATGCAGGGAACTTTCAAGTCATGTTTGATGCACAACATTTCAACAATAACATTTGCCCTATGCTGGCAAGTTATGACCAGGTTCTGCCACAAGCTCAAATGGGGCCTCATGGAGATGGACCAGTTCCTTTACAAGAACCAGATCCATCATCTTCTCTACAAATGGTCTTAGGAGGGGCAATAAATCATTATGGAGAACAAGGGCAGCCAGAAGAGGCTCTTCTACAGCTTCCTTGGGAGGGTGATCAGCTACCTAACTTGGATCTTGGCCTCTAA
- the LOC114395946 gene encoding uncharacterized protein LOC114395946 isoform X1: MLLVKCEVLACWAKTEICDPWKIPSFQKKRLTRSIYMGDKGKHTRFQDEIEGIDRRKSSRIIAMEEKKKKQERERKLAMEMKKKNNSVNPEMKDKGKGKATIEVGDDLSYFNKDDKGRKNKEVYQLISSIKLIQESGRDTHNASALETNGSYLNGMPLKKILNNIIDFLQRKDTYELFAEPANLDVVDNYHDIVKQPMDFGTMRAKLHEGMYTNIDHFKRDVFLICSNAINVNPPTSKYHQVAEGISKYAKQIFEALREEPQHSELKEFSQNKRRPSKKSEDGQRRTSPRVSPKPAGRTNATETEKRHMYWPPNKPLVAEVLCGNKPNIQLNENQLNYKESLLRFVEHLGPTAKRVAAKKLEALEDQQRLNDDTTLQNLPENASGTQIIQQQTPQIPTLPELFNVQTLALAQPIFNRPLTNPGFAASLNRIVNTHVGNVNTNLSSSNAFSMVHPTHLISGPQPRPEGAVNLSDLSLMSQTRRRSSMYDMPANILTGNSLVQQHQPWPAGSISSQNPLWPHLSQSNQRESIPGTSYDHAGNFQVMFDAQHFNNNICPMLASYDQVLPQAQMGPHGDGPVPLQEPDPSSSLQMVLGGAINHYGEQGQPEEALLQLPWEGDQLPNLDLGL, from the exons ATGTTATTAGTCAAATGTGAAGTTCTTGCATGTTGGGCAAAAACAGAGATTTGTGATCCTTGGAAAATTCCGAGCTTTCAAAAGAAGAG GTTGACGCGGTCTATCTATATGG GGGATAAAGGAAAACATACAAGATTTCAAGATGAAATAGAAGGTATAGATAGAAGAAAAAGTAGTAGAATTATTGCCatggaggagaagaagaagaagcaagaaagagagagaaaacttgcaatggaaatgaaaaagaaaaacaactcAGTCAACCCTGAGatgaaagataaaggtaaaGGCAAGGCGACAATAGAGGTAGGAGATGACTTGagttattttaataaagatgataaggggCGCAAGAACAAAGAAGTGTATCAATTGATCTCTTCAATTAAG TTAATACAGGAATCTGGAAGGGACACTCACAATGCAAGTGCTTTAGAAACAAATG GCTCATATTTGAATGGTATGCCATTGAAGAAAATTCTTAACAATATCATTGATTTCCTACAGAG GAAAGATACATATGAGTTATTTGCTGAACCAGCCAATCTTGATGTG GTGGATAATTATCATGACATCGTAAAGCAACCAATGGATTTTGGTACCATGAGGGCCAAATTACATGAGGGCATGTATACAAACATCGATCACTTCAAG CGTGATGTCTTCCTAATATGCTCCAACGCAATAAATGTCAATCCCCCAACCTCAAAATATCACCAAGTG gCTGAAGGTATTAGTAAATATGCCAAGCAGATTTTTGAGGCTTTAAGAGAAGAGCCTCAACATTCTGAATTGAAAGAATTTTCCCAAAACAAGAGGCGTCCAAGTAAAAAGTCAGAAGATGGGCAACGAAGAACCTCACCGAGGGTTTCTCCTAAACCTGCTG GGAGAACAAATGCTACTGAAACAGAAAAGAGGCACATGTACTGGCCTCCAAATAAGCCATTGGTAGCAGAAGTGCTATGTGGTAACAAGCCAAACATTCAA TTGAATGAAAATCAGCTTAACTACAAAGAAAGTCTACTAAGGTTCGTGGAGCATTTGGGACCAACAGCTAAAAGAGTTGCAGCGAAAAAACTAGAAGCACTTGAAGATCAACAACGTTTGAATGATGACACTACATTGCAGAACCTCCCCGAAAATGCTTCTGGGACTCAAATTATCCAGCAGCAAACTCCGCAGATACCAACACTGCCAGAACTTTTCAATGTTCAGACACTTGCTCTTGcccaacccatttttaataggCCACTCACAAATCCTGGTTTTGCAGCCTCGCTAAACAGAATTGTCAACACTCATGTTGGCAATGTTAACACCAATCTGTCTTCCAGCAATGCGTTTTCCATGGTGCATCCAACACACCTAATCTCGGGGCCTCAACCAAGGCCTGAAGGCGCTGTTAACCTCTCTGATCTGTCTCTTATGTCTCAGACAAGGCGAAGATCCTCAATGTATGACATGCCTGCCAATATCCTTACAGGGAATTCTCTTGTGCAGCAGCATCAGCCATGGCCTGCAGGTTCCATTTCTAGCCAGAATCCCCTATGGCCTCATTTGTCTCAATCAAATCAAAGAGAATCAATTCCAG GCACCTCATATGATCATGCAGGGAACTTTCAAGTCATGTTTGATGCACAACATTTCAACAATAACATTTGCCCTATGCTGGCAAGTTATGACCAGGTTCTGCCACAAGCTCAAATGGGGCCTCATGGAGATGGACCAGTTCCTTTACAAGAACCAGATCCATCATCTTCTCTACAAATGGTCTTAGGAGGGGCAATAAATCATTATGGAGAACAAGGGCAGCCAGAAGAGGCTCTTCTACAGCTTCCTTGGGAGGGTGATCAGCTACCTAACTTGGATCTTGGCCTCTAA
- the LOC114395578 gene encoding uncharacterized protein LOC114395578, producing the protein MAYRRRQQQGFSKPSFSTFEEETTRNPNNPFPLPNDDVEGSASSSSSSSLAAKAIRASSARRDSSLSSLYGLSSASSSPVSSSQPTPTPPPSSKDSRPYEYTSMKNMNESKNGFWGVLARKAKSIIEDDNVPQQSEMSGTGRSQFPGVASRSKFQNSNHLEDSNLKRDGPSFIKGLDAITSSLTHIGGTIGKSLEEGLTIVENRTSDIIQETRKHIKKKPGNSVGQNQETNHSTTLHQSQLRNQMSPKQTDQELQLKASRDVAMAMAAKAKLLLRELKTVKADLAFAKDRCAQLEEENKILRENRERGDSHDDDDLIRLQLESLLAEKARLAHENSVYARENRFLREVVEYHQLTMQDVVYLDESNEEVTEVNPLNLPPVPNMALDSITPSATSLLHSPEPNLGMASELTRGTSSTISGKDAKSNEITIKDSRSSEATR; encoded by the exons ATGGCGTATCGACGGAGACAGCAGCAAGGGTTTTCGAAGCCTTCTTTTTCGACGTTTGAAGAAGAAACGACTCGGAACCCTAACAACCCCTTTCCGCTGCCGAACGACGACGTTGAAGGTTCCGCTTCGTCGTCGTCTTCGTCTTCGCTTGCTGCGAAAGCTATTAGAGCTTCTTCGGCCCGTCGCGACTCTTCGCTGTCCTCTCTCTACGGTCTCTcctctgcttcttcttctccggtTTCTTCTTCTCAACCTACTCCAACTCCTCCTCCTTCTTCCAag GATTCAAGACCCTATGAATATACATCTATGAAGAACATGAATGAGTCCAAGAATGGATTTTGGGGTGTTCTGGCCAGAAAAGCCAAATCAATTATTGAGGATGATAATGTACCCCAGCAATCTGAAATGTCTGGGACTGGGAGGTCCCAATTTCCTGGTGTAGCATCTAGGAGCAAG TTCCAAAATTCAAATCACTTAGAGGATAGCAATCTCAAAAGGGACGGTCCATCATTTATAAAGGGATTGGATGCTATCACATCTTCTCTTACTCATATTGGTGGTACCATTGGTAAATCCTTGGAG GAAGGTTTAACAATTGTTGAGAATCGGACTTCAGATATCATTCAGGAAACTCGTAAACATATTAAGAAGAAGCCTGGAAACTCTGTAGGACAAAATCAGGAGACAAACCATTCTACTACATTGCATCAATCCCAACTGCGGAACCAGATGTCACCGAAGCAAACAGACCAAGAACTTCAACTGAAGGCATCTCGCGAC GTTGCAATGGCAATGGCTGCCAAAGCAAAACTACTTCTTCGGGAGTTGAAGACTGTCAAAGCTGATCTGGCTTTTGCAAAGGATCGATGTGCTCAGctagaggaagaaaataaaatcctcCGTGAGAATCGGGAAAGGGGAGATagccatgatgatgatgatttg ATACGACTTCAACTTGAATCTCTTCTAGCTGAAAAAGCTCGCCTGGCACACGAGAACTCGGTTTATGCCCGTGAGAATCGCTTTCTAAGGGAGGTTGTCGAGTATCACCAACTTACAATGCAGGATGTTGTCTACCTTGACGAGAGCAATGAGGAAGTCACTGAAGTTAACCCTCTTAACCTTCCCCCAGTGCCTAATATGGCCCTGGATTCTATTACTCCATCTGCAACCTCCCTTTTGCATTCTCCTGAACCGAACCTTGGCATGGCTTCAGAATTAACAAGAGGCACCTCATCTACTATATCTGGAAAAGATGCAAAGAGTAATGAGATTACTATAAAGGATTCACGGAGTTCTGAAGCGACTAGATAA